In Ananas comosus cultivar F153 linkage group 14, ASM154086v1, whole genome shotgun sequence, the genomic stretch aaattattttttgtaattttttaatattatttatctagtgaacgaaagagttcaaaatcaataatttttaatagttgatgtctgccgttttcaagtttaacagtgtagaaatatttaaattatatgaaaatttgatataaaattctttaCAGGCTCTGTTTTGCCATCGCCGAGATCCTCCTAATGATCGGCATCAGCGTCGAGTCTGGCCACCTTAGTGACTGGAAAAAGCCGAGGTCTACTTGCCATACCATCCGGCCAGGGGTGTTCGCGGCAGCCGGGATTCTAGGACTGATCACCGTATTTTTAGGATTCATTTTGTACCTGACGGCTTTACGGGCGCAGAGATTACAGCGAGAAGCAGAGGGACCACATCACCAAGCCCCACCATTCCCTCCGAGCGCGCCGCCTGAGGGCGAGGCCGCCCCTCGGCAGGACCCATCACCTAGCAAGACTTCAACTTCCGCGTGAGCGGAAATGGGCTTCTGTGCGGCCGAGACAAACACTGGGGGGTTCTCTGTAAATTTCTTGGCAAGTTAGTTTCATTGAATTGAATTTCTTTTCCACCTAATTCAAGGTTGTAAAACAAAGAAACAGTTTTTTCCTTCATAATAATGAATACATACTTCATCACCAGTTCTTCATACACATCACAAATGGAGAGTTCCCCGAAAAGTTTTGGGGAATGTGATCTCATTCAATTGAATTCCACTTACACCTAAAAGGGAAAAACCGAAAAGATAGAGAAACTAATGTTCAAGGATGCATAGGCAAACAAAACGATCTTTTCTCGATAATAATTGAATATTACATTGATTCTTCATACAAATGTCATAGCGGTCCGGTTAGTTGTCAAGCTACAACAAACATGAAGAGGGCCTTTTTCTCGGAGTTAGTCTCACCAAACAATATATTAGAAATGACAACCTTCGAAGAACAGAAACCGGCTTATTcgcccttctctctctttacaCATAACAACAACACACTAGAACAACAAGATAGTTACACTCCCATGAATAAGAACTAAAAGATATTTCCAGTAGTGCTTTTTCTTCACCTCGACAACACCGTTGCACGGCTAGGGCGTTTTCCCTCCATGGCGTCTTTCTTTCTCCTGCAGTCGGAGCAAAGGTAAGGGCCTTCCCACGGCTTCGATGTGGGTGAAAAGAATGTTCCCGAATTGGCGGGTAGATCTTCAGTTGGGGTTTGATCCATTTGGCATATGGCGCACCGAAAGGGCGCTGAATTTGCTTTTGATGGGAAGTTTTTACCCAACCTACACAACAAGAATAGGTTTATAGTAGCAGACTCTGTATTAGTTTACTAAGCATTGATTAAATCGTTCAGGGGCAATTAAATCGGGTAAATAATAACGAAATCAAATAAGGGAGATTTTAATCAGCCAAACATAAATTGATTACTATCATTTACCTATATAGTactaaaaaaaaactacattGTTTTTATCCTAGAAAATGACATTAATGATGAATGTCTTCTTTATTTTCATTCCTGATGATGTAATACAACATATGACTTTTTGCCACTTCAAACTAAGGATTACTTGCATTCTGAAACAACATCTTATTTTCAGAGACATTTGGCTGATACATTAATTCTATTTCTAGCCGGTGCTTTTCAAAGCAGCCAGTGCACCCACACACATCGTCTCAAGACTGGTCGATGAAAGGATATATAAGCAACTCTCATAAAGTAAAACATCATAagatttcatatatataaaaggttGTGCATAGCAAAGACCAACAAATAAGATAAAAagtaatttgttaaaatattgatGATTTTCATTTTGACGACAATTCTTAGTGAATTTCTTGCAAGGATTAAGTAAAAATTTCAGCATAATCTCTTCTCACTTATAACACTATCATATAACAAAGCAGGTTTTCAGAAACTAGACGTTGCCAAGCTTCTGAAAATTTCATGAAGCTTTGAGTAGTGAAAGTTGTACTTCTACATAAAAATAGCCCTCCAATCAGCTAGACAAATAACTATGAGAAGGTTGTTATTTCCATTCAAGCCCCCAAAGGAATATAAGAAACTTTGCACTGCTAATTTAGGGCGTATTTCTTTCCCTCTAAGAAGACCTGGTAGAATCCAGAATTCTGCCAGGCAATTTTTATTGCTGGCTTTATTTACTGTGGAAAAGTGGGGCAAGATGGGTAGGCTGCAAATTTTAAAGATCTCTTCCCAAATGGATCAAATTGTAGGAAGGGTCTAAAttcaatctaataaaaaataggaAGATTTGATTTAAGGCTTTTGGAGCACGGAGCAGATTTTATATCCACCGCAATTTCTTCcccgaaaaaaagaaaagattatgtCTTCTGCAGTGAGTTCCTGCATATTGCAGAATCCTATGTAGAGAAAACATACTGAGCATGAAAAGAACAAGACTATGAGACAATAGAGAAAGAAGCCAGAGATACAAAGTAGAGAAAAGAGAGCTCACGGCTAAGATAGTAATCgaattaaaatgatatattcCTCCAATATAAGCGATACCAAAGAGGGGACCAAGGATTTGTGTTAGTAGTTAAATCAACATCACAAGCTATATGCTTATCCTCTTCCTATCTGTTATCCTTCTTATTATAATATCTTTTCCATCCACTTGTTGctgccttttcttttatttgtatttcaCGCCAAAATAATGAACCTGTTATAGCAATTTTTAACTCCATTTGCTCTAAAATGTAGCCTTGCAGACAAAGTGACTCAAAAGACTTGTAAACAGATCCGGACAATTTCATCGCAGTCTGagtaattttaacttaaaaatcaGAAGCAAGGTAATGTTTTGGACCTTGCTTCAAAGTTGAAAACCAGTTAATGTTTCAGTTCCATCTACTACGGACTATCCTTATAACTTAATGCACACTCATGAATCATCTCCTTCTAAAGAAGAAACATTGAGGCAATCATAAAAAGGTACATAAATTAGGAGTGTTTTAAATATAAACCAATTCCTAAGAATGTAACTGTAGTAAATAAGCGTTATAAGCAACAGATAATAGCATAAGTAAACCAGAATATCGTACACTAGAAACTGTACCATTGGAGCAAGTCGAAACAAACCTTTCTTCAAGCATTGCAGAGCCCTCTTCGAAAAGTTCCTCCACAGCTCCAACAGAGGCAGGCCTGTTCATCAGTTTACCAACAGTGTTCTGTGACCTCCTCCCGAAAAGAAGTGATCTCAACTTATTCTGATTCTTCTTCGGAGAAGAAGGTAGGACGGACTGATCAGATGGAATGATATCAACAACAAGGCAAGTTGTGTCATCTTTCAAACCACTTGTTCTCAATGCTTCCTAAACAAAATTTAAGCAAACAACCTTGAGATAAGAATtctacaggaaaaaaaaaagctgaaacATATTGttattatcaaaaaaataaaaaagaaacaaagaactAACGGCCATTTATGCATCACCTTAACAACAAGCTTTGCAGCAATTTCTGCAGGCAACCCTCGGCAAGCCTTGGCAGCCGTTTCAGATGACAAAGCATCCCATATGCCATCGGAAGCAATAATAAGCCTTCCTCCAGCACTAGAAAGCTAATCATCACATAAAAAACATGTTAATAACAAGAAACACATCAGCACCAAAGACTACTATTATTGAGGTGAAGTTTAATCATTAATAGGTTGCTCTACTTTTTGGGAGCTACCCATCTGGTCGCTACACACTTTTAAGCCATCAAACTCTTAACAATATACCATAACCGTCCCttatagctaaataaataaagtcaGGCAACTATgtttttaaaatcaatataGTAAATCAGTCACATGTGTATTGACTATTGTTCATCTTATAAGCCTTATTACATTTCGAATATAGATCAGCTAGACAAAAGAAGATGATATTAGTTACTTGCAAAAGTTTGGTGACTTAATTGGGATTAAAAAGAGTTTAGAACCCAACTTATTATTCCCAATGTTACGAAATGGTCGTGGGAACCATCTCACCACCATTCCATAGCATCAGAGGAATGAAGCTCCAAAGTGCTTTCGGACATTTTGAAAGCTCTAAAAGTATCAAAGCAGCTGCTTTTGGAAATGCGTTCCCCAAACTAGGCCTCAAACCACAATTCTGCACTCACCTTCACTTGCTTAACATGCGGTATGGGAACGATGAATTCCCCCACATCCGTATCTCCGATCGATCTAGAAAGGCATAATCCACCCGGCCAGCATCTAAGTGGACCAACCTAACACCACAAGAATGCGAAATTAAGAATCGCCATTAGATCAAAGATAAAGAAtgatcaaaagaaaaggaaaaaaagaagaagaaagaagcaatTTTAGTTTCTCTCCCCATTACCTCCTGCCCCCCACAAAGATTGAGCCTTCCAACCTCTCCTCCGCTGGCGgtcaccctctccctctcttccacATTCTCCTCCAACCGATGATCAACAGTGAGCAAAGACACCAGACCTCCCTGTGTATCCAATATGCACCGAGAGTCGCCAACCGAAGCTACCGTCACCGTCAACCCATCAATTACGACTAGCGTCGCAGTCGTCCCCGACACTTCCCCTGATAAATCAATCCAagatgggatttttttttttgttttcgtttCCCCACATCAATCAGGTAGAAAGAAGAGATGGGCAACGCTAGAAATCCGGAAAAAAAAGGCTTACCTTTTCGCTGGAAATCGATGTCGGTCTTGACGAAACCAGCGACGAGAGCACGCGGCAGGGCTTGGAGCCACTCCTCTCTACTAATCCCTTGAGGGATCGCGCTTAGAACGTGGTCCAAGAGGTGCTCCTTCGTGAACACGGCGGCGGAGACCCCGTTGTGCCCATCGAAGATCTGATAGAATCAGCACCAAAAGAAGCAAATTGGACAGTAAATAGAGATCAAAAGCAACAAATGGGGACGGAATCGAAAGCGGCGGGGAATGCGATACCGCGAAgacggagaaggaggaggaggggttccCGGGGACGCGGAGGCAATCGGGCTTGACGAGGAAGTAGTCCTCGCCGCGCTTGGCGAACGCGGCGTGCCCGTAACGGACGGCGGGCCTCTCCGACCGGTCGCCGCCGCGGAGCTCGCGGCCGATGAGGGTGGCGAGGgggagcagcggcggcggcgccgccgccgcagcgctCGGATCCCGAGGGAAGGACtctccggcggcggctgcggcggaggcggcggcggcggccatggCAGGGGAGTGGGGGGGGGCGGCGACGTGGAAGGTAGTGAGGGAGTGGAAAACCCTAATCCATTCCCCCTTCTACAGATCACGGCATCGCGATCCGATCGCTCCGAGCCCTAATCGGAGAACGGGGGATTCGAAATCGAGGGAGGAATTGGGGGAGGGGGAAAAAGGGATCGAAGAGATCGAGGAGGAAGGCGCCCACGGATTCGGAGAAgcgtagagggagagagaggagagagaatggGATCGCTCGGAGTTCGTGCTCTCCACTAACGTATTGGGTGCATTATTGGGTACGCGTCGTGGTAGGGAaaaagatggagagagagagagagagagagagagagagagcgaattTACGGAATTACCCTTGTGGCTCTCCTCGTAGTGGGGATGATGCTGGAAACATGGGGGCGCGTTCAGGAGCTACTGTTGCGTAGAACGAGTTCACTGGACCGGACCAATCAGAATGCGACGGTAGGAATGTATTAAAAAAAGCGATTTGCACacattaaatattaatttattataattttttaattcaaaattttaaaatcattttAATTACGTCatacaatttaatttagttgactaaatatttttatatgtaaaagCGATACGATATCTTAATTATTGGCGTATTATCAATGAGAATCAATAacaattaaattgaattttaggACTTGAtcataattctaaaaatttgaataaaaaattactgcaaattaaaatttaaagatcaAATATCATCCacttcatagtttgaggaccaaaggtCTCCTATGAgatttagtattttatttttttgcagcCTAGTTGTTTCAAATATTGTACAATTTggctattttataatttcattttgttaaataaaataataaaatgatatactttatgaaataataaaagtaatttataatatgGATTTTATCATAATTGTGGTATGTGAAATGTATCAGCTTAGTTTGCTATCTAAAAACaacttttaatataaaaaagttaaaaaacaaacaaacaaacaaacacataatatcaaatttgtatatttttcaaatataaaatgacaaaataaaaatgcgctaagcaaaatttatttgtaatagGTGCAtattaaatttactaaatttagtcaaatttaataattaaatagtgGAACAACACAGTAATTAGGAAGTAACTCAATACTGttcttttattgttatttttcagTGGACATTATTTTTCAACGAGTAGATTCTTATAATTTTGGCTTGTAgcttatttttgaaaaagaaaacaatttaaaaagtaataaaactGCATGAATAATTAAGCTcgccttaataataataaacaaatagCTCATGAACTCATctgtaggggtggaaacgagccgagctcgagcgagcttatgtcggctcaaattcggcttgaaattaatttcgagccttaatctaggctcaagctcggcttgaaattaattcgagccgagctcgagcgagcctaatttcgagtcgagccgagctcgagctctaaacgagccgattgaaattctcgacattatataatcaatagtttaatttttatagaacattacctacaatttgatgcaatatgTCCAAtggttcaaaatacaaaataattgcaagaaatatGAGCTAGGGTGACTCCCTGACCGGGTGAGggtcaaagagagagagagaaagagagaggagaaaaaaattaggaatttgaaaatttgaatgttatcatgttttaagGTTATTTGCAaaagtgaaagtctgaaagagagagtgtgttatgtaaatttagagttgggttcaattgcacggttgtacttgttgggtttattttatgggccaacaataatggcccaaattaaattaaagcctatatataattaaaatacattatatatatatatatatatatatatatatatatatgtatatatataataatattagtaGGCGGATACTGTTGCCTATTAGGGACTACAGCAGCCCTTTGCCTCCTAAGTTCTTAACGcgcatcaaatttgatgggtgttAGGTGAAAGAGAGTTAAGAGAAATTAGAAGAGAAATTGAATTTTCTCAaatcaaagagaagaaaattgagAATCCAATTTCCTTCAatattctcttctctctttcaccATAACCATCCAATCAATTTGATGGACGGTTAAAGACTTAGGGAGCACAAGCGTCTGCGTGTGccctaatagcacaatagcctctactattatatatatatatatatatattcgagcttttcgagcttttcgagcctaattcgaacgagccgagtaatactcaagctcggcttgaaatgaatttcgagccttttattttgttcaagctcggctcatttaatttcgagtcgagcttgagcgagctGAATATCAAGttgaacacgagtcgaacgcgagccagctcgctcgtttgccagccctactcaTCTGGGCATTTATAGGGTACGAGGAGTAAGATCCAAACTTTATTATGATACATTCATTTTATTAACCACGATTAAATCACGTAAATTACGATTAGTTGTTAATAAAAATAGATTGATTGTTAATATGTTTAATCACATAAAAATTAAGGATTCTTTGATATaattttctttagttttaaGTGATCACGACGAATATCTCATAacaaatattagtttttttatttgagattgaCTATTTTGTGGGTATATAAACCCTGTAACATAAATGATAGAACAATCAAAATTTGctaatactttaatttttaatattatcatGCTTTAAAAATCTAACTATCCAGGTCTATGGGTGATGTGGTAAAGCTAAACCACCCAATTATttctttgatatatatatatatacacacttttTGATCAGAGGTTGAATCGATCATCAGAAAAAGAATTAGACAAAAAATTAGGATGcactctaaatttttttctttaatttaatgCCCATTGGTATTCCAAAAGTACCTTTTCGGAGTCCTGGAGAGGAAGATGCGGTTTGGGTTGACGTATAGTGCGACTTGTCAGACATATtggatcatatatatatatatatatatatatatatatatattcccaaTTTGCTAAACTAATTTAGTGGTTAATAAGTGTGTCTATTCACTCACGAGATcacatgaatatttttttttatttttttggtttactGCTCAAGTTAATTCCATcaataaatataatctagaggaatatagatggtttagatttaatataattctAGAGGTGACCTGCTATTGAAGCATAGGTACCATTCACCATGTACCCAtttaaagggtattttagtcTTTGTAAAATAGTTTGGTCCACAAAACCGAttttatccaactaagaatATTATGACCCTCTTAAATACCTACAAcaataattgaattttaaattacaaccaaactgtaaatttaaattcaaaacaacatttaaaactttataaatcaaatttaatttttttgtagattcaaatttaaaaatttaatataaatttcaaaattaaaattttacattacaatactaatttcaaaaattaaatttaaattcaatatttttttgagatggATACTTAATAAATTGGGTatcatctaatttggtaagttatcaaagtaaataagatatttaatatttaaaggatactgacaaatttggtatatactaattttttttcaatattgtcatgttaattaattcaaatcggTAATCTGTTCAACAGGTTACTTCGTGTAAATCCCAACTATATCCTTTACTAATtaaggaattaaattttaatacttgtagtgtattgaagcattcctctaTAATCTATACCAAAGAAATAATAACATGGGAATTATACTTGTGCATTGTAATTAAAAAAGGTCCTAATGTAATTCTTGtttaattattgttttttaaatgaatacatttgacaTTTGATAAGAGGATAGGGTGTGGCTTTAtggggccaaaaaaaaaaagtatggaatatatatatttttaatcaacATTCTTTCaacaactatttttttatttaaatttttatactcaGTTAAGTTAAAAgttgtatcaatttaataaacttactaattattaattgttatttGAGTAGTAAAATCTcaataaattgcataaaattaaatataattttttacaaaatctcaatttatttgatttgaatcagtcaatgatacttttgactttaaaatttgaatgcggcgttaatttttatagattttatttaatatactaaatacaATTCTTtctactataaatttattaaaataagtaattaaattaaattttagaattaaaatattattgacagatataaattaaataatttaaataatttaaataattaatttaaataataaaatggtcaatatatttttatatgcgGAAGCATGCGGAGGAGCATGTACCTTTTGTGCGCATAGGATTCTCAGGAACACTCCATTCGGCGGGTCCCACCGATTCCGGACTCGATCCGAGCCGTCGAATGATTAATCGGACGGATCACAGGGAGAAGGCGGGTTTGCACCGCAACACGTGGCGTTAGATAATAAATTACCTCGAAGGGTAAAATGCGTGGAGGACCCCTTTTAAGTGTACGTAATTATGAAATAGTCCCGTCAAATTTACTTTTTCTTGATaagtttgttaaatttaatttttaaaatttctcggaaaaataaattaaatatttatttaaaaatttagtatatttttaaagtaatatgactaaaataactctaataaaaaaatttagattaaataaaaaatattttaattaaaatggtCACATTCGGGGGTACTTCGTTTATAATACGCTATAGCCGAGGGATCTACATACAATTTTACCTATCCTCCGACGCGACAACGCGGGACGCGGTGACGTGGCCACGTGAGGGTGGGCCCCACCGTGCTGGGTGGTCGCCAGCTGTctcgtttctttttcttttttttttttcttccgtaATTAACGAGCGTGATGTGCGGTGCGAAGTGGCTTATGCTTGGAGCCGTTAGGATACTAACGGGTCggacttttttaaaaaaaataaatatttttgggttaattgcactattggttcctaacttttattttttatttacttcgatttttttttagctttt encodes the following:
- the LOC109720371 gene encoding probable protein phosphatase 2C 33, encoding MAAAAASAAAAAGESFPRDPSAAAAAPPPLLPLATLIGRELRGGDRSERPAVRYGHAAFAKRGEDYFLVKPDCLRVPGNPSSSFSVFAIFDGHNGVSAAVFTKEHLLDHVLSAIPQGISREEWLQALPRALVAGFVKTDIDFQRKGEVSGTTATLVVIDGLTVTVASVGDSRCILDTQGGLVSLLTVDHRLEENVEERERVTASGGEVGRLNLCGGQEVGPLRCWPGGLCLSRSIGDTDVGEFIVPIPHVKQVKLSSAGGRLIIASDGIWDALSSETAAKACRGLPAEIAAKLVVKEALRTSGLKDDTTCLVVDIIPSDQSVLPSSPKKNQNKLRSLLFGRRSQNTVGKLMNRPASVGAVEELFEEGSAMLEERLGKNFPSKANSAPFRCAICQMDQTPTEDLPANSGTFFSPTSKPWEGPYLCSDCRRKKDAMEGKRPSRATVLSR